One genomic window of Nicotiana sylvestris chromosome 10, ASM39365v2, whole genome shotgun sequence includes the following:
- the LOC104233220 gene encoding secreted RxLR effector protein 161-like, which yields MNVGTRTFSAEEKKGRDNDHLASPNQGKDELLSDASFYQRLIDKLLYLIITRPDIAFSVQTLSQFLHQPKKSHLEATLRVVKYVKNQTGHGVLLSSKADNGITAYCDADWSACPYSRKSVTGFLVKFGDSLISWKSKKQRTISRSSTELEYRSLASTTVELTWILGLFKEVGIEVQLPIEVHIDSKLAMQIAANPERGR from the coding sequence atgaatgtcggaacccggactttctccgcggaggaaaaaaaggggcgcgacaatgATCACCTAGCTAGTCCAAACCAGGGGAAGGATGAGTTATTGTCTGATGCAAGCTTTTATCAGAGGCTTATAGACAAGCTACTTTACTTAATCATAACAAGACCAGACATTGCATTCAGTGTACAAACCTTAAGTCAATTCCTTCATCAACCAAAGAAATCACATCTTGAAGCTACCTTAAGAGTGGTCAAGTATGTGAAAAACCAGACTGGACATGGAGTACTTCTGTCAAGTAAAGCTGACAATGGGATCACAGCCTACTGTGATGCTGACTGGTCAGCTTGTCCATATTCTCGCAAATCAGTAACAGGTTTTCTTGTCAAGTTTGGTGATTCACTAATATCTTGGAAGTCCAAGAAACAAAGAACCATATCTAGAAGCTCAACTGAGTTAGAATATAGGAGCCTAGCCTCTACAACTGTAGAGTTAACATGGATTTTGGGGCTATTCAAAGAAGTTGGAATAGAGGTGCAACTTCCAATTGAGGTTCACATTGACAGCAAATTAGCAATGCAAATAGCAGCCAATCCAGAAAGGGGCCGGTAA